In Streptomyces puniciscabiei, a single genomic region encodes these proteins:
- a CDS encoding DoxX family protein, with protein sequence MHTAHIVVTLLAALMAGFSGAVLLLRAQWIVKTLTDYRVPRSWWTLLGVAKAAGAVGLVVGLFVPVIGVLAGIGLVLYFLGAAVTVARARWYSHIPFPLIYAAPVVGALVLGHAA encoded by the coding sequence ATGCACACCGCCCACATCGTCGTCACCCTGCTCGCCGCGCTGATGGCCGGTTTCTCCGGCGCCGTACTGCTGCTGCGGGCCCAGTGGATCGTCAAGACGCTCACCGACTACCGGGTGCCGCGATCGTGGTGGACCCTGCTCGGGGTGGCCAAGGCCGCCGGGGCCGTGGGTCTGGTCGTCGGGCTGTTCGTGCCGGTGATCGGGGTGCTGGCCGGGATCGGGCTGGTGCTCTACTTCCTCGGGGCCGCTGTCACCGTGGCCCGCGCCCGCTGGTACTCCCACATCCCCTTCCCGCTGATCTACGCGGCCCCCGTCGTCGGCGCGCTCGTCCTCGGACACGCCGCCTGA
- the metG gene encoding methionine--tRNA ligase: MARHLITSALPYINGIKHLGNMVGSMLPADVYSRYLRQRGHDVLYICATDEHGTPAELAAKEQGLPVAEFCAQAHDAQKAVYDGFHLAFDYFGRSSSPENRDITQHFARKLHENGFIEERAIRQVYSPADGRFLPDRYVEGTCPHCGYDKARGDQCENCTRVLDPTDLINPRSAISGSTDLEVRETKHLFLLQSKLENEVREWVARHDKDWPQLASSIAHKWLTEGLHDRAITRDLDWGVPVPADTWPELAAEGKVFYVWFDAPIEYIGATKEWADQDPDNRDWKSWWYDADETVRYTEFMAKDNVPFHTVMFPATELGVREPWKKVDYVKAFNWLTYYGGKFSTSQKRGVFTDQALDILPADYWRYFLIANAPESDDSSFTWEHFTATVNKDLADTLGNFVNRVLSFSKKRFGEEVPAGGTPGEAETRLGEQIAELLAEYEGHMEAMQFRKAAAALRALWSAGNSYLEEKAPWLQIKTDKDAAALTLRTAMNLIHLYAVVSEPLIPASAKTMREAFSLADDTATWVTADEARALATVPDGTPFTVPPVLFAKLTDEDLAAYKERFGGEEQ, translated from the coding sequence ATGGCTCGACACCTCATCACCAGCGCCCTTCCGTACATCAACGGGATCAAGCACCTGGGCAACATGGTGGGGTCCATGCTCCCGGCGGACGTGTACTCCCGCTACCTCCGCCAGCGCGGCCACGACGTCCTGTACATCTGCGCCACCGACGAGCACGGCACCCCGGCCGAGCTTGCCGCGAAGGAGCAGGGCCTGCCGGTCGCCGAGTTCTGCGCCCAGGCGCACGACGCGCAGAAGGCGGTCTACGACGGCTTCCACCTCGCCTTCGACTACTTCGGCCGCAGCTCCTCCCCGGAGAACCGGGACATCACCCAGCACTTCGCCCGCAAGCTGCACGAGAACGGCTTCATCGAGGAGCGGGCGATCCGCCAGGTCTACAGCCCCGCCGACGGCCGCTTCCTGCCCGACCGCTACGTCGAGGGCACCTGCCCGCACTGCGGCTACGACAAGGCCCGCGGCGACCAGTGCGAGAACTGCACCCGCGTGCTGGACCCGACCGACCTGATCAACCCGCGCTCGGCGATCTCCGGCTCCACGGACCTGGAGGTCCGCGAGACCAAGCACCTCTTCCTCCTGCAGTCGAAGCTGGAGAACGAGGTCCGCGAGTGGGTGGCCCGGCACGACAAGGACTGGCCGCAGCTCGCCTCCTCCATCGCCCACAAGTGGCTGACCGAGGGCCTGCACGACCGCGCGATCACCCGTGACCTGGACTGGGGCGTCCCGGTCCCGGCCGACACCTGGCCGGAGCTGGCCGCCGAGGGCAAGGTCTTCTACGTCTGGTTCGACGCGCCGATCGAGTACATCGGCGCGACGAAGGAGTGGGCCGACCAGGACCCGGACAACCGTGACTGGAAGTCCTGGTGGTACGACGCGGACGAGACCGTGCGCTACACCGAGTTCATGGCGAAGGACAACGTCCCCTTCCACACGGTGATGTTCCCGGCCACCGAGCTGGGCGTGCGCGAGCCGTGGAAGAAGGTCGACTACGTCAAGGCCTTCAACTGGCTGACGTACTACGGCGGGAAGTTCTCCACCAGCCAGAAGCGCGGTGTCTTCACCGACCAGGCCCTGGACATCCTGCCCGCCGACTACTGGCGCTACTTCCTCATCGCCAACGCCCCGGAGTCGGACGACTCGTCCTTCACCTGGGAGCACTTCACCGCCACGGTCAACAAGGACCTCGCCGACACCCTCGGCAACTTCGTCAACCGCGTCCTGTCCTTCTCGAAGAAGCGCTTCGGCGAGGAGGTCCCCGCGGGCGGCACCCCCGGCGAGGCCGAGACGCGGCTCGGCGAGCAGATCGCCGAGCTCCTCGCCGAGTACGAGGGCCACATGGAGGCCATGCAGTTCCGCAAGGCCGCCGCGGCCCTGCGTGCCCTGTGGTCGGCGGGCAACTCCTACCTGGAGGAGAAGGCCCCCTGGCTGCAGATCAAGACCGACAAGGACGCCGCGGCCCTCACACTGCGTACGGCGATGAACCTGATCCACCTGTACGCGGTGGTCTCCGAGCCGCTGATCCCGGCCTCGGCGAAGACGATGCGCGAGGCGTTCTCGCTGGCCGACGACACCGCGACCTGGGTCACCGCCGACGAGGCCAGGGCACTCGCCACGGTCCCGGACGGCACCCCCTTCACGGTCCCGCCGGTGCTGTTCGCCAAGCTGACCGACGAGGACCTGGCGGCGTACAAGGAGCGCTTCGGCGGCGAGGAGCAGTAA
- a CDS encoding HD domain-containing protein, whose protein sequence is MIVPVPEHGYQSTFLWRSTLAARTDGDAQAEQREQLRTSYLDLRRNAAVLLGENARSMPDFTVHDISHVDALWETADLVCGHEVTLNPAEAYVLGCAFVLHDAAMGEAAYRTSVRDTLGESRWHDLVSMTYYHRKGCWPDRDELDDPPAEITEECRATAIRETHAEQARRLVDQAWRSSTGQEIHLIEDGRLREFYGPLIGALAASHWWPVDRLAEEFRHRSGPLPGQPGEWTLDKLKLACVLRLADATQIDARRAPEFLFSLRDPQGGSREHWRFQVHVSQPVLDGDRVRYSSNRPFLPEDTGAWWLALDHLRAVDRELKAVDALLHDHGQHRLAARAVAGVDAPERFAQHFRVQGWRPIDATVKVSDVPALVKSLGGEQLYGDQPEVAVRELIQNAQDAVLARQALQPGFTDGRIEVRLTRTDGSWQLEVRDNGLGMDEETLIHGLLDFGNSGWSSAAVRNRLPGLADGGFTPSGRFGIGFFSVFLLGDEVELITRRYDAGTQDARRLSFDGPSSRPLLTPLTGQGWVPEGTTVRVTLKKGPNDVRGLLYYTDDDRLDQLVRRLVLENAVPIRIWEPGASDPGVLAPFSLATGEADEVFDRLHPPATHGWRAGQEKQRLRLRDDFVRRATELLDDRGRRIGLATLGDELFYAGRGNYRGIVTVNGFLADESTAFAGYLAGRPGRASRDQAALVATQDGMRAWMRSQEQRLRDLGQFSDPFQLEHAYTLYSAFNGIPDDVAFAITGQGLLRPADAAGWVARRDEVFLSFGLPLAWRSRPPEVLHYLSGQSVRLPEDWIIICGRAATAPLSEVFPAVENFDADYGFARHHTTLTWQKAWWRMSGELEGLFLRAVCEAWSCTLEAVLAPVERRNWYDIRHLDDESLGGVLGYLLRRPGR, encoded by the coding sequence GTGATCGTCCCGGTGCCCGAGCACGGCTACCAGAGCACCTTCCTGTGGCGGAGCACCCTGGCCGCGAGGACGGACGGTGACGCCCAGGCCGAGCAGCGCGAACAGCTGCGCACGTCGTACCTCGACCTGCGCCGGAACGCGGCGGTGCTCCTCGGGGAGAACGCCCGCAGCATGCCCGACTTCACGGTGCACGACATCAGCCATGTGGACGCCCTGTGGGAGACGGCCGATCTCGTGTGCGGACACGAGGTCACCCTCAATCCCGCCGAGGCGTACGTCCTCGGGTGTGCCTTCGTGCTGCACGACGCCGCGATGGGCGAGGCCGCGTACCGGACGAGCGTGCGGGACACCCTGGGTGAGTCACGCTGGCACGACCTCGTGTCGATGACGTACTACCACCGCAAGGGGTGCTGGCCGGACCGGGACGAGCTGGACGATCCGCCCGCCGAGATCACCGAGGAGTGCCGGGCGACCGCCATCCGCGAGACGCACGCGGAACAGGCGCGCCGCCTGGTGGACCAGGCCTGGCGGTCCAGCACGGGCCAGGAGATCCACCTCATCGAGGACGGCCGGCTGCGCGAGTTCTACGGCCCGTTGATCGGCGCTCTCGCGGCCAGCCACTGGTGGCCCGTGGACCGGCTCGCGGAGGAGTTCCGCCACCGCAGCGGTCCACTCCCCGGGCAGCCGGGCGAGTGGACCCTCGACAAGCTCAAACTGGCCTGCGTCCTGCGGCTCGCCGACGCCACCCAGATCGACGCCCGGCGCGCTCCGGAGTTCCTGTTCTCGCTGCGCGATCCGCAGGGCGGCTCCCGGGAGCACTGGCGTTTCCAGGTGCACGTCAGCCAACCGGTGCTGGACGGCGACCGGGTCAGGTACTCCTCCAACCGGCCGTTCCTCCCCGAGGACACCGGTGCCTGGTGGCTGGCCCTCGACCACCTGCGCGCCGTCGACCGCGAACTGAAAGCCGTCGACGCACTCCTGCACGACCACGGGCAGCACCGGCTCGCGGCCCGCGCGGTCGCCGGGGTCGACGCGCCGGAGCGGTTCGCCCAGCACTTCCGCGTCCAGGGCTGGCGCCCCATCGACGCCACGGTCAAGGTCTCCGACGTCCCCGCCCTGGTCAAGAGCCTGGGCGGGGAGCAGCTGTACGGCGACCAGCCGGAGGTCGCGGTGCGCGAACTGATCCAGAACGCTCAGGACGCCGTCCTGGCCCGCCAGGCGCTGCAACCCGGCTTCACCGACGGGCGCATCGAGGTCCGGCTGACCCGGACCGACGGCTCCTGGCAGCTGGAGGTCCGCGACAACGGCCTCGGCATGGACGAGGAGACCCTCATCCACGGCCTGCTCGACTTCGGCAACAGCGGCTGGAGTTCCGCCGCCGTCCGCAACCGGCTGCCCGGGCTCGCCGACGGCGGGTTCACGCCCAGCGGGCGGTTCGGCATCGGCTTCTTCTCCGTGTTCCTGCTGGGCGACGAGGTGGAGCTGATCACCCGCCGCTACGACGCCGGCACCCAGGACGCCCGCCGCCTCTCCTTCGACGGCCCGTCCAGCCGCCCCCTGCTGACACCACTGACCGGCCAGGGCTGGGTCCCGGAGGGCACGACGGTCCGCGTCACCCTGAAGAAGGGCCCCAACGACGTGCGGGGTCTGCTCTACTACACCGACGACGACCGTCTCGACCAGCTGGTGCGGCGGCTGGTCCTGGAGAACGCCGTACCCATCCGCATCTGGGAACCGGGCGCGTCCGATCCCGGGGTCCTCGCCCCCTTCTCCCTGGCCACGGGAGAGGCGGACGAGGTCTTCGACCGGCTGCATCCACCGGCGACCCACGGATGGCGCGCCGGGCAGGAGAAGCAACGTCTCCGGCTGCGCGACGACTTCGTGCGCCGGGCCACGGAACTCCTCGACGACCGGGGACGGCGTATCGGCCTGGCCACGCTCGGGGACGAACTGTTCTACGCGGGGCGCGGCAACTACCGGGGGATCGTCACGGTCAACGGGTTCCTGGCGGACGAGTCGACCGCCTTCGCCGGGTACCTCGCCGGCCGGCCCGGCCGGGCCTCGCGCGACCAGGCCGCCCTGGTCGCCACGCAGGACGGGATGCGCGCGTGGATGCGCAGCCAGGAGCAACGGCTCCGCGACCTCGGGCAGTTCAGCGACCCCTTCCAGCTGGAACACGCCTACACCCTGTACAGCGCCTTCAACGGGATCCCGGACGACGTCGCCTTCGCCATCACGGGCCAGGGCCTGCTCCGTCCGGCCGACGCCGCCGGCTGGGTCGCCCGGCGCGACGAGGTCTTCCTGTCCTTCGGTCTTCCCCTGGCATGGCGAAGCCGGCCTCCGGAGGTCCTCCACTACTTGTCGGGGCAGTCCGTGCGACTGCCCGAGGACTGGATCATCATCTGCGGCAGAGCCGCCACCGCGCCCCTGTCGGAGGTGTTCCCTGCGGTGGAGAACTTTGACGCCGACTACGGGTTCGCACGCCACCACACCACGCTGACCTGGCAGAAGGCGTGGTGGCGGATGTCGGGGGAGCTTGAAGGGCTCTTCCTTCGCGCCGTGTGCGAGGCATGGTCGTGCACCCTTGAGGCCGTGCTCGCGCCCGTCGAGCGGCGCAACTGGTACGACATCCGCCACCTGGACGACGAGAGCCTCGGCGGCGTCCTGGGCTACCTCCTGCGCCGACCGGGCCGATGA
- a CDS encoding nucleotidyl transferase AbiEii/AbiGii toxin family protein yields MNVPEPHHRLLADVVTTGGPYGLVLAGGYALQAHGLVSRPHANLDFATESSEGMDRIAAALGTALEARGRQVRVGAVAALSAQLTVSDPPTGGRCALVLHKEAFWQPPALTAYGPALSLEDAVGTKIRALYDRGAAVDLIDARAAAARFSLPDLEELGRRHAHDPFDLPTLQSRLTGTDFYSDVDFFRYGLTEDQVMALRAWAQRWSDDIAERLLEDGASPDIEPETDSGPDAGD; encoded by the coding sequence TTGAACGTCCCCGAACCCCACCACCGGCTCCTCGCCGACGTCGTCACCACGGGCGGTCCGTACGGGCTGGTGCTCGCCGGTGGATACGCGCTGCAGGCGCACGGACTGGTGTCGCGTCCGCACGCGAATCTCGACTTCGCCACGGAGAGTTCCGAGGGCATGGACCGGATCGCCGCCGCGCTCGGCACGGCCCTGGAGGCGCGGGGCCGGCAGGTGCGAGTCGGTGCGGTCGCCGCGCTCAGCGCGCAGCTGACGGTCAGCGACCCGCCGACCGGCGGGAGGTGCGCCCTCGTGCTGCACAAGGAGGCCTTCTGGCAGCCGCCGGCGCTCACCGCGTACGGGCCTGCGCTCTCCCTGGAGGACGCCGTCGGCACGAAGATCCGGGCGCTGTACGACCGGGGCGCGGCCGTCGACCTGATCGACGCGCGGGCCGCCGCCGCCCGCTTCTCCCTGCCCGACCTGGAGGAACTGGGCCGTCGGCACGCCCACGACCCGTTCGATCTGCCGACCCTGCAGTCCCGGCTGACGGGTACGGACTTCTATTCCGACGTGGACTTCTTCCGGTACGGGCTGACGGAGGACCAGGTCATGGCCCTGCGCGCCTGGGCCCAGCGCTGGTCCGACGACATCGCCGAGCGCCTCCTGGAAGACGGCGCGTCCCCCGACATCGAGCCGGAGACGGACTCCGGCCCCGACGCGGGGGACTGA
- the aspS gene encoding aspartate--tRNA ligase gives MHRYRSHTCGQLRASDVGTDVRLSGWLHNRRDLGGILFIDLRDHYGITQLVARPGTPAYEALDKISKESTVRVDGRVVSRGTENINPDLPTGEVEVEVAEVELLGAAAPLPFTINTEDGVNEERRLEYRFLDLRRERMHRNIMLRTAVISAMRHKMTAMGFNEMATPILSATSPEGARDFVVPSRLHPGKFYALPQAPQQFKQLLMISGFDRYFQIAPCFRDEDARADRSPGEFYQLDIEMSFVEQEDIFQPVEKLMTELFEEFGGGRHVTSPFPRIPFREAMLKYGSDKPDLRAKLELVDITDVFEGSEFKAFAGKHVRALAVPAVQDQPRKFFDQLGEFAVSLGAKGLAWVRVGEDGALSGPIAKFLTEDNVAELTKRLSLAPGHAVFFGAGEFDEVSKIMGAVRVEAARRAGHFEEGVFRFCWIVDFPMYEKDEETGAIDFSHNPFSMPQGGLEALQTQDPLDILGWQYDIVCNGVELSSGAIRNHEPEIMLKAFEIAGYDRETVEEKFAGMLRAFRFGAPPHGGIAPGVDRIVMLLADEPNIRETIAFPLNGNAQDLMMGAPTELEEARLRELHLNIRKPQPK, from the coding sequence GCTCCGCGCCTCTGACGTCGGCACCGACGTCCGGCTGAGCGGCTGGCTGCACAATCGGCGCGACCTGGGCGGCATCCTCTTCATCGATCTGCGCGACCACTACGGCATCACGCAGCTGGTCGCCCGCCCCGGCACGCCGGCGTACGAGGCCCTGGACAAGATCTCCAAGGAGTCCACGGTCCGCGTCGACGGCCGCGTTGTTTCACGTGGAACCGAGAACATCAACCCCGACCTGCCCACCGGTGAGGTCGAGGTCGAGGTGGCCGAGGTCGAGCTGCTGGGCGCCGCCGCGCCGCTGCCGTTCACGATCAACACCGAGGACGGCGTCAACGAGGAACGGCGCCTGGAGTACCGCTTCCTGGACCTGCGCCGCGAGCGCATGCACCGCAACATCATGCTGCGTACGGCGGTCATCTCGGCGATGCGCCACAAGATGACGGCGATGGGCTTCAACGAGATGGCGACGCCGATCCTGTCCGCCACCTCCCCCGAGGGCGCGCGCGACTTCGTCGTCCCCTCGCGTCTGCACCCCGGCAAGTTCTACGCGCTTCCGCAGGCCCCGCAGCAGTTCAAGCAGCTGCTGATGATCTCCGGCTTCGACCGCTACTTCCAGATCGCGCCCTGCTTCCGGGACGAGGACGCCCGCGCCGACCGCTCGCCGGGCGAGTTCTACCAGCTCGACATCGAGATGTCCTTCGTCGAGCAGGAGGACATCTTCCAGCCCGTCGAGAAGCTGATGACGGAGCTGTTCGAGGAGTTCGGCGGCGGCCGCCACGTCACCTCCCCGTTCCCCCGCATCCCGTTCCGCGAGGCGATGCTGAAGTACGGCTCCGACAAGCCGGACCTGCGCGCCAAGCTGGAGCTGGTGGACATCACCGATGTCTTCGAGGGCTCGGAGTTCAAGGCGTTCGCCGGCAAGCACGTGCGCGCGCTGGCCGTCCCGGCCGTCCAGGACCAGCCGCGCAAGTTCTTCGACCAGCTCGGCGAGTTCGCGGTCTCGCTCGGCGCGAAGGGCCTGGCCTGGGTCCGTGTCGGCGAGGACGGCGCGCTGTCCGGCCCGATCGCGAAGTTCCTCACCGAGGACAACGTCGCCGAGCTGACCAAGCGCCTGTCGCTGGCCCCCGGCCACGCGGTCTTCTTCGGCGCGGGCGAGTTCGACGAGGTCTCCAAGATCATGGGCGCGGTGCGGGTGGAGGCCGCTCGCCGGGCCGGTCACTTCGAGGAGGGCGTCTTCCGCTTCTGCTGGATCGTCGACTTCCCGATGTACGAGAAGGACGAGGAGACCGGAGCGATCGACTTCTCGCACAACCCCTTCTCCATGCCGCAGGGCGGTCTGGAGGCCCTTCAGACCCAGGACCCGCTGGACATCCTGGGCTGGCAGTACGACATCGTGTGCAACGGCGTCGAGCTGTCCTCCGGCGCGATCCGGAACCACGAGCCGGAGATCATGCTCAAGGCCTTCGAGATCGCGGGCTACGACCGTGAGACCGTCGAGGAGAAGTTCGCCGGCATGCTCCGCGCGTTCCGCTTCGGTGCCCCGCCGCACGGCGGCATCGCCCCCGGCGTCGACCGCATCGTCATGCTCCTCGCGGACGAGCCCAACATCCGCGAGACGATCGCCTTCCCGCTCAACGGCAACGCCCAGGACCTGATGATGGGCGCCCCGACCGAGCTGGAGGAGGCCCGCCTGCGCGAGCTGCACCTGAACATCAGGAAGCCGCAGCCGAAGTAG